From one Bacillota bacterium genomic stretch:
- a CDS encoding diguanylate cyclase produces MREWEEKRAEDLAEYILITQIVSLLLFSMIIASFFNLKLGSNLKDIYKLYPFHALFLLYIFVYILNRFFSRNALPPKIDEILLVVITLSLTFGFLWYSKDFFAAKILIIIPAIIAATAFGKYAGIGVAVISGALLFFFDYGMLHALPDIVFQTDLIVGSVAAFSAWIMGGLMEIEKNTQRELIKLADYDHLTGLYNHRYLQEKLALSLQKAVSEKAPVSVIMFDIEQFRYYNAVCGYQKGDDILTVIGKTLLAKVEEPFFAARFGSDEFAVVFPGLDKDDALKNAAELDREIRARVMEFLSGSEKCSKPFTISTGFAGYPGDGDEALPLIRTAENDLFRTKYSRGKPYLYQSVLSEISTLKIKDAFPTLQTLVTLINTKDKYTFGHSERVMSYSLALAEKLKLSEEEKDFLRYGAYLHDIGKIEIETSILNKEGSLDKDEWTIMKNHAVYGTGIIQPLAAFKEIVPVVRFHHENYDGSGYPDGLRGEEIPLLARILRIADSFDAMTTDRPYRKALSFSEACREIERCAGRFYDPSLVPVFLEAVEDVFEAVKDVKERKQVTDLE; encoded by the coding sequence ATGCGCGAATGGGAAGAAAAAAGAGCCGAGGATTTGGCAGAGTACATTTTAATAACGCAGATCGTCTCTCTCTTGCTTTTTTCAATGATTATAGCAAGTTTCTTCAATCTTAAGCTGGGATCAAACCTTAAGGACATTTACAAACTCTATCCTTTTCATGCACTTTTTCTTTTGTACATATTCGTTTATATTTTAAATCGATTTTTTTCGAGAAATGCCTTACCGCCCAAGATAGACGAGATACTTTTAGTGGTCATCACCTTATCCCTTACCTTCGGTTTCTTGTGGTACAGCAAGGATTTTTTCGCCGCCAAGATCTTAATTATTATTCCCGCGATCATCGCCGCAACCGCTTTCGGAAAGTATGCAGGGATCGGTGTCGCCGTCATATCCGGCGCGCTTCTGTTTTTTTTTGATTACGGAATGCTTCATGCTTTGCCGGATATCGTTTTTCAAACGGACCTCATTGTTGGCAGCGTAGCCGCATTTTCGGCATGGATCATGGGCGGTTTGATGGAGATAGAAAAAAACACCCAGCGCGAACTGATTAAGCTTGCGGATTACGACCATCTGACCGGCTTGTACAACCACCGTTATCTTCAGGAAAAACTGGCGCTATCCTTACAAAAAGCCGTTTCTGAAAAAGCTCCTGTCTCCGTTATTATGTTTGATATCGAGCAGTTCCGGTACTACAACGCGGTTTGCGGTTATCAAAAAGGCGACGACATCCTGACGGTAATAGGCAAGACGCTATTAGCGAAGGTTGAGGAGCCGTTTTTTGCGGCGCGGTTCGGCAGCGACGAATTTGCGGTAGTCTTTCCGGGTTTAGACAAGGATGATGCCCTGAAGAACGCGGCGGAACTTGATCGGGAAATCAGGGCGCGGGTTATGGAATTTCTTAGCGGCAGTGAAAAGTGTTCAAAACCGTTTACTATCTCGACGGGGTTCGCCGGGTATCCCGGCGACGGCGATGAGGCGCTGCCCCTGATCCGTACGGCGGAGAACGACCTGTTCCGGACAAAATACAGCCGCGGTAAACCCTACCTCTATCAATCGGTATTAAGCGAGATCAGCACGCTGAAAATCAAGGACGCCTTCCCCACCCTTCAAACCCTGGTGACGTTGATAAACACTAAAGACAAGTACACCTTCGGGCATTCGGAGCGGGTAATGTCTTACTCCCTTGCCCTTGCGGAGAAACTTAAGCTTTCCGAAGAGGAGAAGGATTTCTTGCGGTACGGCGCCTATCTTCACGATATAGGGAAGATAGAGATCGAAACCTCGATCTTGAACAAAGAGGGTTCTTTGGACAAGGATGAATGGACGATAATGAAAAATCACGCCGTGTACGGCACCGGAATAATCCAGCCGTTGGCGGCCTTCAAAGAAATAGTGCCGGTTGTCCGGTTCCACCACGAGAACTACGACGGTTCGGGTTATCCCGACGGGTTGCGCGGCGAGGAAATCCCATTGCTCGCGCGAATCCTGCGCATAGCTGACAGTTTCGACGCTATGACCACCGATCGGCCTTACCGTAAGGCATTAAGCTTTTCTGAGGCCTGCCGCGAGATAGAAAGGTGCGCCGGGCGGTTTTATGACCCATCGCTGGTACCGGTGTTTCTTGAAGCCGTGGAAGACGTTTTCGAAGCGGTTAAAGATGTCAAGGAAAGAAAGCAGGTTACCGATCTCGAATAA
- a CDS encoding YtxH domain-containing protein: MSFWRGLITGSLLGIVAGAALLMDDDNEKQAVRRRHRVVRTNRAQRMVKGITKLAELMR, from the coding sequence ATGTCCTTCTGGCGCGGGTTGATCACCGGGAGCCTCCTCGGAATAGTCGCCGGGGCGGCGTTGTTAATGGATGACGACAACGAAAAACAGGCGGTCCGTCGTCGACATAGAGTAGTACGTACGAATCGAGCCCAGCGGATGGTAAAAGGAATAACAAAACTGGCCGAACTAATGCGGTAG
- a CDS encoding Ig-like domain-containing protein, with translation GVPVNKTITVTFSENVLQGANFGDIALKDAGNNTVAATKSITGKVLTINPDADLFYNTAFTATIPAGAVKDAADNILASVYTFGFTTEQENDITAPTVTGTDPANNATGVPVNKTITVTFSENVLQDANFGDITLKAGTVTVSRACNISGKVLTIDPSVNLAYSTSYSVYIPAAAVKDIANNALAGSYTFDFSTQSNGGGGSGDSSGDTTPPQVKSTDPMDKAKDVRENKTITVTFDENIKEGDVAAYGKIILRDAQGKDTAFSKSISGSMLTMDPAGNLHYNETYTVSIPAGSIADTSGNKLAKDYAFSFTTGIETTVVPPFCDFTDMNDHWAKETVQQLCVQEIISGYPDGTFRPDKKITRLEAACMLVRALKTSPGTEQDLQKFKDAGSIPEWARSDAAAAAREGLIRGYPHLDGSLTFEPSKLITRTEEAALMSRVLEDKFGPIAPATLSFTDSNKIPDWAKRAVAVALAKEVIGGHPDNSFRPQDDITRAETASMILRLFKQINA, from the coding sequence CCGGCGTTCCGGTCAACAAGACCATCACCGTGACCTTCAGCGAAAACGTGCTGCAAGGCGCCAACTTCGGCGATATCGCGCTTAAGGACGCCGGCAATAACACCGTGGCGGCAACCAAATCCATAACCGGCAAAGTGTTGACCATTAATCCGGATGCCGATTTGTTTTATAACACCGCTTTTACGGCAACCATTCCGGCGGGCGCCGTAAAGGACGCCGCCGACAACATTCTGGCAAGTGTCTATACCTTCGGCTTTACGACCGAACAAGAGAACGACATTACAGCGCCGACCGTGACCGGCACCGACCCCGCGAATAACGCCACCGGCGTTCCGGTCAACAAGACCATCACCGTGACCTTCAGCGAAAACGTGCTGCAAGACGCCAACTTCGGCGATATTACGCTTAAGGCAGGTACGGTAACAGTGTCCCGTGCCTGCAACATAAGCGGGAAAGTATTAACCATAGATCCGTCCGTCAACCTTGCATACAGCACCAGCTATTCCGTGTACATTCCAGCCGCTGCGGTGAAGGACATAGCGAATAACGCCCTCGCAGGCTCTTACACCTTCGATTTTTCCACCCAGAGCAACGGCGGAGGAGGCAGCGGTGACTCTAGTGGGGACACAACCCCGCCGCAGGTTAAAAGCACCGATCCGATGGACAAGGCTAAAGATGTGCGAGAAAACAAGACCATTACAGTTACGTTTGACGAGAATATCAAGGAGGGTGACGTAGCCGCATACGGGAAGATTATATTACGGGACGCCCAGGGCAAGGATACCGCCTTCTCCAAAAGCATCAGCGGCTCTATGCTCACAATGGATCCAGCTGGAAATCTGCACTACAACGAGACTTACACGGTATCTATTCCCGCCGGCTCAATAGCTGATACTTCGGGTAATAAACTGGCTAAGGATTATGCCTTTAGCTTTACGACCGGTATAGAGACGACTGTGGTTCCTCCTTTCTGTGATTTCACTGATATGAATGACCACTGGGCCAAGGAGACCGTACAACAACTGTGTGTACAGGAAATCATCTCCGGCTACCCGGACGGAACGTTCCGGCCGGATAAAAAAATCACCCGCCTGGAAGCGGCATGCATGCTGGTCCGGGCGCTGAAAACATCCCCCGGAACCGAACAGGATCTGCAGAAGTTTAAGGATGCCGGCAGCATTCCGGAGTGGGCGCGGTCGGATGCGGCAGCCGCCGCCAGGGAAGGCCTGATCAGGGGTTACCCGCATCTTGACGGCAGCCTGACCTTTGAACCTTCAAAACTTATCACCAGGACGGAAGAAGCGGCGTTAATGTCACGTGTGCTCGAAGATAAATTCGGTCCCATCGCTCCGGCGACCCTTAGCTTTACCGACAGCAATAAGATTCCGGACTGGGCAAAGAGGGCTGTAGCCGTAGCTTTGGCAAAAGAGGTTATCGGCGGCCACCCGGATAACTCCTTCCGCCCGCAGGATGATATCACCAGGGCGGAAACCGCCAGTATGATTCTGCGCCTCTTTAAGCAGATAAACGCATGA
- a CDS encoding Ig-like domain-containing protein, producing MKRRTLVFTLLGMLALLCLAVPLWAAGTTLGPVGPAVVVTGQEFQVNIEVRDVQGLMGTEFKLAFDPALLEVLEVTKGNVFSSPLEVEKTIDNSAGFVEYGAIVLSASDAFSGTGNAAVVKFNAKAVGSSALTLSNTLLGAEGGASISHTTFSATVTIQAPDTDPPTVTGTDPANNAAGVPVNKTITVTFSENVLQGANFGDIALKDAGNNTVAATKSITGKVLTINPDADLFYNTAFTATIPAGAVKDAADNILASVYTFGFTTEQENDITAPTVTGTDPANNATGVPVNKTITVTFSENVLQGANFGDIALKDAGNNTVAATKSIT from the coding sequence TTGAAGCGAAGAACACTCGTATTTACCCTTTTAGGAATGCTGGCCCTGTTGTGCTTGGCGGTTCCTTTATGGGCGGCCGGAACGACACTGGGCCCCGTCGGGCCGGCAGTTGTAGTCACGGGTCAGGAATTCCAGGTCAACATTGAGGTGAGAGATGTCCAGGGATTGATGGGAACCGAGTTTAAACTGGCATTTGACCCTGCGCTGCTTGAAGTTTTAGAGGTCACTAAGGGAAACGTTTTCAGTAGTCCGCTCGAGGTCGAAAAGACAATCGATAACAGCGCAGGGTTTGTTGAATACGGCGCTATAGTCCTTTCCGCTTCCGATGCTTTCTCCGGCACAGGCAACGCCGCGGTTGTCAAATTCAATGCAAAAGCGGTAGGTTCAAGCGCCCTGACGCTCAGTAACACCCTTCTGGGAGCCGAAGGCGGCGCGTCAATCAGCCACACAACCTTTTCCGCAACGGTTACAATTCAGGCGCCTGATACAGATCCGCCGACCGTGACCGGCACCGACCCGGCGAATAACGCCGCCGGCGTTCCGGTCAACAAGACCATCACCGTGACCTTCAGCGAAAACGTGCTGCAAGGCGCCAACTTCGGCGATATCGCGCTTAAGGACGCCGGCAATAACACCGTGGCGGCAACCAAATCCATAACCGGCAAAGTGTTGACCATTAATCCGGATGCCGATTTGTTTTATAACACCGCTTTTACGGCAACCATTCCGGCGGGCGCCGTAAAGGACGCCGCCGACAACATTCTGGCAAGTGTCTATACCTTCGGCTTTACGACCGAACAAGAGAACGACATTACAGCGCCGACCGTGACCGGCACCGACCCCGCGAATAACGCCACCGGCGTTCCGGTCAACAAGACCATCACCGTGACCTTCAGCGAAAACGTGCTGCAAGGCGCCAACTTCGGCGATATCGCGCTTAAGGACGCCGGCAATAACACCGTGGCGGCAACCAAATCCATAAC
- a CDS encoding dockerin type I domain-containing protein, with product MADEIPSLPAIYYGTASQDCNGNIQPVVSGTIKAFIDGELRGELTFSGGQYGIPADDPCQPKLLVQGYSSDEGKPVTFMVYINNYPYDAQTNPSPVLWSSADKREINVTAGCGAGVKGFAFLEKIQPSDPEPDHLGTTVKASQSGTETQTTTISSGYYELSGLQPGNCNVEFSRPGWKKAVKSVTLTESGFTEVEPVTLYVGDMNGDGSINILDLLWMASKMGPVTGESQIADVNKDGQVNILDLLRVAQNIGK from the coding sequence ATGGCGGATGAAATCCCGTCCCTCCCGGCTATTTATTACGGTACGGCATCTCAGGACTGTAATGGAAATATACAACCGGTCGTCTCGGGAACCATTAAGGCGTTTATCGACGGGGAATTGCGCGGGGAACTCACTTTTAGCGGCGGACAATACGGTATTCCTGCGGACGACCCCTGCCAGCCGAAATTGCTCGTTCAGGGTTATTCTTCCGATGAAGGTAAACCGGTAACATTTATGGTTTATATAAACAACTACCCTTACGATGCGCAAACAAATCCTTCACCCGTACTCTGGTCAAGCGCAGACAAGCGGGAGATTAACGTTACCGCGGGATGTGGCGCCGGGGTTAAAGGCTTTGCGTTCCTTGAGAAAATTCAACCGAGTGATCCGGAGCCGGACCACCTGGGAACAACCGTAAAAGCATCCCAGAGCGGGACGGAAACACAAACGACTACCATATCGAGCGGCTACTACGAGCTTTCCGGTCTGCAGCCGGGAAACTGTAACGTAGAGTTCAGCCGCCCCGGTTGGAAAAAGGCTGTAAAGTCTGTCACCCTGACGGAAAGCGGATTCACCGAAGTGGAACCGGTGACCCTTTATGTCGGCGACATGAACGGCGACGGTTCGATCAACATTCTGGACCTCTTGTGGATGGCAAGCAAAATGGGACCCGTTACGGGAGAATCCCAGATCGCAGACGTCAATAAGGACGGCCAGGTCAATATCCTGGACCTGCTGAGAGTAGCTCAGAATATCGGCAAATAG